A window of Pedobacter lusitanus contains these coding sequences:
- a CDS encoding SDR family NAD(P)-dependent oxidoreductase, which translates to MARIFITGSADGLGQLAANDLIAQGNQVVLHARSAERAKLALDKAPGAEKVLIADLSSIDETIKLAAQVNESGNFDVIIHNAGVFQESGKMIVAVNTLAPYILTALIRKPKRLIYISSEMHMQGDVNRLDDLINDPGRVSYSDSKLQVLMLSMAVARKWPQVYSNTIDPGWVPTKMGGAEAPDNLEKGFRTQVWLAVSEDNEARLSGRYFHHQREESYLAAADSIVAQEKLLAICQKLSGVDFPE; encoded by the coding sequence ATGGCAAGAATATTTATTACCGGCTCGGCTGACGGGCTTGGACAATTAGCAGCTAACGATCTGATAGCTCAGGGGAACCAGGTTGTTCTGCATGCACGTAGTGCCGAAAGGGCTAAACTGGCACTGGATAAAGCGCCGGGTGCTGAAAAAGTACTTATCGCGGATTTATCCAGTATTGACGAAACCATAAAACTGGCTGCTCAGGTTAATGAATCAGGAAATTTTGATGTCATTATTCATAATGCAGGCGTTTTTCAGGAGTCAGGCAAAATGATTGTTGCTGTAAATACACTGGCGCCATATATCCTGACTGCTTTGATCCGGAAACCTAAACGTTTGATTTACATTAGTTCTGAAATGCATATGCAGGGTGACGTTAACCGTCTGGATGATTTAATCAATGACCCCGGACGTGTGAGTTATTCAGATTCTAAACTTCAGGTTTTAATGTTATCTATGGCAGTAGCCCGTAAATGGCCGCAGGTATATAGCAATACCATTGATCCGGGTTGGGTGCCCACAAAAATGGGCGGCGCTGAAGCACCTGACAATCTGGAAAAAGGTTTCCGGACACAGGTATGGCTTGCAGTAAGTGAAGATAATGAAGCCAGATTAAGTGGCCGTTATTTTCATCATCAGCGGGAAGAAAGTTATTTGGCAGCGGCCGACAGTATCGTTGCTCAGGAAAAACTGCTTGCAATTTGCCAAAAACTTAGTGGAGTTGATTTTCCGGAATAA
- a CDS encoding thioredoxin family protein, with product MNELNTLKATEKPVLLQFSATWCGPCKMLSPIIDDVERKIGGMATVKRIDVDSGSQLVVDFFIRSVPTLVILDKHGDIYWRHIGLVSEKEILKRIESLT from the coding sequence ATGAATGAATTAAATACTTTGAAAGCTACTGAAAAACCGGTATTGCTTCAATTCTCTGCCACCTGGTGCGGACCATGCAAAATGCTGTCACCTATTATTGACGATGTGGAGAGGAAAATAGGTGGAATGGCAACTGTAAAGAGGATAGATGTTGACAGCGGGAGCCAGCTTGTAGTTGATTTTTTTATCAGATCTGTCCCGACTTTAGTGATTCTGGATAAACACGGAGATATCTATTGGAGACATATAGGGCTGGTATCTGAAAAAGAGATTCTAAAACGCATAGAAAGTCTGACCTAA
- a CDS encoding LysE family translocator — translation MIVQKELLVFLLAAIAMAITPGPNMIYLISRSITQGKKAGMLSLLGVMFGFLFHIIMVAFGLTAVLLAVPFLFTVLKISGAFYLIYLAFMALKPGSEGVFSVQKDLPEDKPVKLFTMGLLTNVLNPKIAVFYLSLFPQFIKPEAGHIIAQCFQLGFIQMLISALINFTVIMIAAKAALWFSANPVWVRVQKWVMASVLISLAAKMLLTKAKNN, via the coding sequence ATGATTGTACAAAAAGAACTATTGGTATTTCTGCTTGCTGCTATTGCTATGGCCATTACTCCGGGGCCTAATATGATTTATCTGATTTCCCGTTCTATCACGCAGGGCAAAAAGGCTGGAATGCTTTCACTTTTAGGTGTAATGTTCGGGTTTTTATTTCATATCATTATGGTGGCTTTTGGACTTACAGCAGTTCTACTGGCAGTTCCATTTTTATTTACTGTTTTAAAAATTTCCGGAGCATTCTATCTGATTTACCTTGCATTTATGGCACTAAAGCCAGGAAGTGAAGGCGTGTTCTCTGTACAAAAAGATTTACCGGAAGATAAGCCTGTTAAGCTCTTCACTATGGGTTTACTGACCAATGTGCTAAATCCGAAAATAGCAGTATTCTATTTATCACTGTTCCCGCAGTTTATCAAACCGGAAGCCGGACATATAATAGCACAGTGTTTCCAGCTGGGTTTTATTCAGATGCTGATCAGTGCATTAATAAACTTTACAGTAATCATGATTGCAGCAAAAGCAGCATTATGGTTTAGTGCAAACCCGGTATGGGTAAGAGTCCAGAAGTGGGTAATGGCAAGTGTACTGATCTCACTTGCGGCCAAAATGCTGCTGACAAAAGCGAAAAACAATTAA
- a CDS encoding helix-turn-helix domain-containing protein, whose product MAFTAKIKEINNVKEFKEYYLQNSDYSYCAECNHLEYAHGNGFLEIIALEDLQKLHSRHVGHQARRKFYSIILLTAGNVEEVIGHQKYHFGPQSMYFIPENQIHSIESWSEDVQGFLCMFDADYFLLCIKHQITLNQFPFFQLDKVPYVDLSERETGMMQHLFWKLNSEKCQKKTFNDDLLVRMFLNIILLEAERIHNHTTLAEPFNLSRKEQLVAQFQLLVNQHFLEKKQVKEYAGMLNVHPHYLNDVVKEVSGFSASYFIQKQLIQEAKSRLMQTNDTVSMIATELNFTDDSYFGRFFKKMTGLTPLHYRRKHKHQ is encoded by the coding sequence ATGGCCTTTACTGCTAAAATCAAAGAAATTAATAATGTGAAGGAATTCAAGGAGTATTATCTCCAGAATTCCGATTATTCCTATTGTGCAGAGTGTAATCATCTGGAATATGCTCATGGAAATGGTTTCCTGGAGATTATAGCGTTAGAGGATTTACAAAAATTACATAGCCGTCATGTCGGTCATCAGGCAAGAAGAAAATTTTACAGCATTATTCTTTTAACAGCAGGGAATGTAGAGGAAGTTATTGGTCATCAAAAATATCATTTTGGCCCTCAAAGCATGTATTTCATTCCTGAAAATCAGATTCATTCCATTGAATCCTGGAGTGAAGATGTGCAAGGGTTTCTCTGTATGTTTGACGCTGATTATTTTTTGCTTTGTATCAAGCATCAGATCACTCTCAATCAGTTTCCGTTTTTTCAGCTGGATAAAGTTCCGTATGTGGACCTGTCTGAACGGGAAACCGGAATGATGCAGCATTTATTCTGGAAACTTAATAGTGAAAAGTGCCAGAAAAAAACTTTTAATGATGACCTGCTGGTCAGGATGTTTCTCAATATTATCCTGCTGGAAGCCGAACGGATCCATAATCATACGACTTTGGCCGAACCTTTTAATTTATCCAGAAAAGAACAACTGGTGGCCCAGTTTCAGCTTTTGGTCAATCAGCATTTTCTGGAGAAAAAGCAGGTAAAAGAATATGCGGGAATGCTGAATGTACATCCACATTATCTAAATGACGTGGTTAAGGAAGTTTCTGGGTTCTCAGCAAGTTATTTTATACAAAAACAATTGATACAGGAAGCAAAATCACGGCTGATGCAGACTAATGATACTGTTTCTATGATTGCTACCGAATTGAATTTTACAGATGATTCTTATTTCGGACGCTTTTTTAAGAAAATGACCGGATTAACACCCCTGCATTACAGACGAAAGCATAAACATCAATAG
- the msrA gene encoding peptide-methionine (S)-S-oxide reductase MsrA, which yields MNTEKAILAGGCFWGVEELIRHYPGVISTVVGYTGGDVPNATYRNHGTHAEGIEIIFDPAQLSYRKLLEYFFQIHDPTTRNRQGNDIGTSYRSAIFYIDETQRETAKTLIEEMEASGVWPGQIVTEIVPATDFWNAEEEHQDYLQKQPYGYTCHFERPDWKLS from the coding sequence ATGAATACTGAAAAAGCCATTCTTGCTGGCGGTTGTTTTTGGGGAGTAGAAGAACTTATCAGACATTATCCTGGTGTAATTTCAACTGTTGTTGGATACACAGGAGGTGATGTTCCCAACGCAACTTACCGGAACCATGGAACCCATGCTGAAGGTATAGAGATTATATTTGATCCGGCGCAATTATCATATCGTAAATTACTTGAATATTTTTTCCAGATTCATGATCCCACAACAAGAAACAGACAGGGAAATGATATCGGTACCTCTTATCGTTCAGCTATTTTTTATATTGATGAAACGCAACGGGAAACTGCAAAGACTTTAATTGAAGAAATGGAAGCTTCTGGCGTATGGCCGGGGCAGATTGTAACAGAAATTGTTCCGGCAACCGATTTCTGGAATGCCGAAGAGGAACATCAGGATTACTTACAAAAGCAGCCATACGGATATACCTGCCATTTTGAAAGACCAGACTGGAAACTAAGCTAA
- a CDS encoding LytTR family DNA-binding domain-containing protein → MSTKPHQAAVMPDNQHHIIPFTMEELEEQLDPDVFFRVNRQYLINNKSITRINNYFNGKLHIVLNPEPAEKIIISRDRSKVFKLWLDR, encoded by the coding sequence TTGAGCACAAAGCCTCATCAGGCGGCAGTTATGCCCGATAACCAGCATCATATTATTCCTTTTACTATGGAAGAACTGGAAGAGCAACTGGATCCGGATGTATTTTTCAGGGTTAACCGTCAGTACCTGATCAACAATAAAAGCATTACACGGATCAATAACTATTTTAATGGCAAACTGCATATTGTATTGAACCCGGAGCCAGCAGAAAAGATCATTATAAGCAGAGACAGATCCAAAGTTTTTAAACTCTGGCTGGACCGGTAA
- a CDS encoding MmcQ/YjbR family DNA-binding protein: protein MNIEELRDYCLSKPGVTEGLPFGEDTLVFKVGEKIFLLTGLNSGNRFNAKCDPERAVTLREQYEEIIPGYHMNKKHWNTVYMDGRLTLKQLHELIDHSYELILASLPKKKQEEIAGF from the coding sequence ATGAATATAGAAGAATTACGTGACTATTGTTTGTCCAAACCCGGCGTAACTGAAGGACTTCCTTTTGGAGAAGATACGCTGGTTTTTAAAGTTGGTGAAAAGATATTCCTGCTTACCGGTCTGAATTCGGGAAATCGTTTTAATGCAAAATGTGATCCTGAACGGGCGGTTACCTTAAGGGAACAATATGAAGAAATAATACCAGGCTATCATATGAATAAAAAACACTGGAATACGGTTTATATGGATGGACGGCTGACGTTAAAGCAGTTACATGAACTTATAGATCATTCCTATGAATTGATATTAGCCAGTCTGCCTAAAAAGAAACAGGAGGAAATTGCTGGATTTTAA
- a CDS encoding MFS transporter codes for MATVPLRSIQGKWVMACTILASAMAFIDATALNVILPSLQQHLKATGSDLFWILNAYLLMLASLILVGGSLGDRLGRKKIFMIGIFIFITGSAACGFSSSATMLIIFRVLQGIGGALMIPGSLSLISSSIDEKERGKAIGTWSAATTLVTMGGPALGGALADAGLWRYIFFINVPIGIMVLFFLAVKVKETKEENNTGRPDFLGAVTIAMGLALLTFGFLRLPDVGFTNIQSYGAITAGLLLLIAFIIIEYKSRYPMMPLGLFSNAIFSGANLLTFFLYAGLGAGMLFLSLNMVQIQGYTQLESGLTFLPFTIFMVVNARFAGSLADKYGPRLFLIAGPFLAGTGLLLLSYIQQTDGPSDYWTTFLPGILVFGFGMSLTVAPLTAAVMGAVSDHFSGTASGINNAVSRIAGVFANAVFGSMAVILFTAALNKEIKTLPLNQQQKQAVIAQTANLGNASVPEGLSIIQEKKVYAAYHTSFIDAYGKIMKISAGLGFLASFMALIFIRKPDLKKKENHL; via the coding sequence ATGGCAACAGTACCATTACGAAGTATTCAGGGCAAATGGGTCATGGCCTGTACTATCCTGGCATCTGCCATGGCTTTTATTGATGCGACAGCGCTTAATGTTATCCTGCCTTCCCTGCAGCAGCATCTCAAAGCTACCGGATCAGATCTCTTCTGGATTTTGAATGCATATTTACTTATGCTGGCCTCCCTTATTTTGGTTGGCGGCTCGCTGGGTGACCGGTTGGGACGCAAAAAAATCTTCATGATCGGGATTTTTATTTTCATCACAGGTTCTGCAGCCTGTGGATTTTCTTCCAGTGCCACTATGCTGATTATTTTCAGAGTATTACAAGGTATTGGCGGCGCCCTGATGATACCGGGAAGTCTATCCCTGATTTCTTCTTCTATTGACGAAAAAGAACGCGGAAAAGCTATTGGAACCTGGTCTGCTGCGACCACTTTAGTAACCATGGGTGGCCCTGCACTGGGGGGAGCACTTGCAGATGCGGGTTTATGGCGTTACATCTTTTTTATTAATGTCCCCATTGGGATTATGGTTCTCTTCTTTTTAGCCGTAAAAGTAAAGGAAACCAAAGAGGAGAATAATACCGGAAGACCGGATTTTTTGGGCGCAGTTACTATAGCAATGGGACTGGCGCTGCTTACTTTTGGTTTTCTGCGTTTGCCGGATGTGGGCTTTACCAATATCCAAAGCTATGGGGCTATTACTGCAGGTTTACTGCTCCTGATTGCATTTATTATCATAGAATATAAAAGCAGATACCCGATGATGCCATTGGGTTTATTCAGCAATGCTATTTTCAGCGGGGCAAATCTGCTTACTTTTTTTCTTTATGCAGGTCTTGGCGCAGGAATGTTATTTCTCTCCCTGAATATGGTACAGATTCAGGGATATACACAACTTGAATCCGGACTTACTTTTCTTCCATTTACTATTTTCATGGTCGTTAACGCACGTTTTGCCGGTAGCCTTGCTGATAAATACGGTCCCCGGTTATTTCTGATTGCAGGCCCCTTCCTGGCTGGTACAGGACTGCTCCTGTTATCTTATATACAGCAGACTGATGGCCCTTCAGACTACTGGACCACTTTTTTACCCGGCATTCTGGTTTTTGGTTTTGGGATGTCGCTTACTGTTGCACCACTAACGGCTGCAGTTATGGGCGCTGTAAGTGATCATTTTTCCGGTACAGCATCTGGTATTAATAATGCTGTATCCAGAATTGCAGGTGTTTTTGCCAATGCAGTTTTTGGTTCGATGGCAGTAATTCTTTTTACTGCAGCATTAAATAAAGAAATCAAAACACTTCCTCTTAATCAACAGCAGAAACAGGCCGTAATTGCTCAAACTGCAAATCTCGGAAATGCCAGCGTACCCGAAGGATTAAGTATCATTCAGGAAAAGAAGGTATACGCAGCCTACCATACCAGTTTTATTGATGCCTACGGAAAAATCATGAAAATTTCTGCCGGCCTTGGCTTTTTAGCCTCATTTATGGCGCTGATATTTATCCGGAAACCAGATTTAAAGAAGAAGGAAAACCATTTATAA